From Methanocella paludicola SANAE, a single genomic window includes:
- the nadE gene encoding NAD(+) synthase has translation MAENSLKECLAFNPEKARAEIVDFIRSQIRRFNKKGTMIGLSGGLDSSTVAFLCVEALGKEKVMGLILPERDTTPKNTEDGIDLAEKLGIPYKKIDISPILEGLGAYTLFPKEVTSSRSAMEEAVDRMKRMTGKQSAFAESFSSIYTPGGAQEDHYVGRMHAFMTAKTRARMMTIYFHAIIMDYLVVGTDDLSELTIGFYDKYGDGACDISILSHLFKTQIKALAAHIGVPEHIVNKPSSHDLWGEGMPNEETIGLPYEKLDMVLCGLMEGLWEADIADMAGVRLDDIVAVKKSIASERVRRSMPISVNIEPQAAEEEQLMKR, from the coding sequence ATGGCAGAAAATAGCCTGAAAGAATGCCTTGCCTTTAATCCTGAAAAAGCTAGGGCGGAGATCGTCGATTTTATTCGGTCGCAGATCAGGCGGTTCAATAAAAAGGGAACGATGATAGGTCTGTCAGGCGGCCTGGACTCGTCCACGGTGGCCTTTCTGTGCGTCGAGGCGCTGGGAAAGGAAAAGGTAATGGGCCTCATACTGCCCGAGCGGGATACGACGCCGAAGAACACGGAGGACGGCATCGACCTGGCCGAAAAGCTGGGCATACCATACAAGAAGATCGACATATCGCCCATCCTGGAAGGCCTTGGAGCCTATACGCTCTTCCCGAAAGAGGTGACGTCCAGCCGTTCGGCGATGGAAGAAGCGGTGGACCGCATGAAGCGGATGACCGGAAAGCAGTCGGCGTTCGCCGAGTCCTTCAGCTCGATCTACACGCCTGGCGGGGCGCAGGAGGACCATTACGTAGGCCGGATGCACGCCTTCATGACCGCCAAGACCCGGGCGCGGATGATGACGATATACTTTCACGCGATCATCATGGACTACCTGGTCGTGGGCACAGACGACCTGTCGGAGCTTACCATCGGCTTTTATGATAAGTACGGCGACGGGGCCTGCGACATCTCTATACTGAGCCACCTGTTCAAGACACAGATAAAGGCGCTGGCTGCGCACATCGGCGTACCGGAGCACATCGTGAATAAGCCCTCGTCGCACGACCTCTGGGGGGAGGGTATGCCCAACGAGGAGACCATCGGCCTTCCCTACGAGAAGCTGGATATGGTGCTATGCGGGCTGATGGAAGGCCTGTGGGAGGCGGATATCGCCGATATGGCGGGCGTGAGGCTCGACGATATTGTAGCGGTAAAAAAGTCCATCGCAAGCGAAAGGGTCCGGAGGAGCATGCCAATATCGGTGAACATCGAGCCCCAGGCTGCTGAAGAAGAGCAATTGATGAAACGTTAG
- a CDS encoding DUF1284 domain-containing protein, with translation MAREAGRGKFRGIPLRAHHLLCLLGFQGIGYTADFIRNFQKVKRMIDQHPDLQIEVVDTSDMICIACPNMQNNECFRSGLKLNQKVKDIDRRVMERLGIKPGDRFKAAEFYALVKEKIKPGDINEICQGCEWLNLGFCPRGLANL, from the coding sequence ATGGCGAGAGAGGCGGGTAGGGGAAAATTCAGGGGCATACCGCTGCGAGCCCATCACTTATTATGCCTGCTGGGATTCCAGGGCATCGGCTATACGGCCGACTTCATCCGTAATTTCCAGAAGGTGAAGCGCATGATCGACCAGCACCCGGACCTGCAGATCGAGGTGGTCGATACTTCCGACATGATCTGTATCGCCTGCCCGAACATGCAGAATAACGAATGCTTCAGGAGTGGCCTGAAGCTTAACCAAAAGGTCAAGGATATCGACCGGCGTGTCATGGAGCGTCTTGGCATTAAGCCCGGTGACCGGTTTAAGGCCGCGGAGTTTTACGCCCTTGTAAAGGAGAAGATCAAGCCCGGCGATATTAACGAAATATGCCAGGGGTGCGAGTGGCTTAACCTGGGTTTTTGCCCGCGGGGCCTGGCTAATCTTTAA
- a CDS encoding aldo/keto reductase: MDIRTSRFGKTGRQVTIAGLGGEGVLRTYGRTQEAVAVIDEAVRQGIRYFDCAQAYAGSEGYYGHYWPAHPDARAKVFQASKSASRDKEGALADLDNTLKTMGIDYLDLWQIHDVRTREDIDEIEGKGGTLEAFLEAKKSGKVKHIGVTGHHDPAILTYCIENWPVESVMMPVNPVEGALGGFLTEALPAANKKGIAVIAMKVLGHGGYVIPDAKISAGTLIRYALSQPVTVAIVGCMDPDEVRELAGAGREFQPMPPEEQAQLVDIYHPYARKLAYYRGTF, translated from the coding sequence ATGGACATAAGGACCTCCCGGTTTGGTAAAACCGGCCGCCAGGTGACGATAGCCGGCCTGGGCGGCGAGGGCGTTTTACGGACTTACGGCCGCACGCAAGAGGCGGTCGCGGTCATCGACGAGGCCGTGAGGCAGGGGATCCGTTATTTTGATTGCGCGCAGGCCTACGCGGGCAGCGAGGGATACTACGGCCACTACTGGCCCGCCCATCCCGACGCCCGGGCCAAAGTCTTCCAGGCGAGCAAGTCGGCCTCCCGGGATAAAGAAGGCGCATTAGCGGACCTGGACAACACGCTCAAGACCATGGGCATCGACTACCTCGACCTCTGGCAGATCCACGACGTGCGAACGCGGGAGGACATCGACGAGATCGAGGGGAAGGGCGGGACGTTAGAGGCATTTTTAGAGGCTAAAAAGTCAGGCAAGGTGAAGCACATCGGCGTCACCGGCCACCACGACCCGGCAATACTGACCTATTGTATTGAAAATTGGCCGGTCGAGTCCGTCATGATGCCCGTCAACCCCGTCGAGGGGGCTCTCGGAGGCTTCCTCACGGAGGCGCTGCCTGCCGCGAACAAGAAGGGCATCGCCGTTATAGCCATGAAGGTGCTGGGGCACGGAGGCTACGTCATCCCCGACGCAAAGATCTCGGCGGGAACGCTGATCCGATATGCGCTATCCCAGCCGGTGACGGTCGCCATAGTCGGCTGTATGGATCCTGATGAGGTGCGGGAACTGGCCGGAGCGGGCAGGGAATTCCAGCCTATGCCGCCCGAAGAGCAGGCACAATTAGTTGATATCTATCATCCATATGCCCGAAAGCTGGCATACTACAGGGGCACATTCTAA
- a CDS encoding symporter small accessory protein produces MNMLGIDDPWILLGYICTLGIALVCILYGLVKWNEGGDADGS; encoded by the coding sequence ATGAACATGCTGGGTATCGATGACCCCTGGATTTTATTGGGGTACATTTGCACGCTGGGTATAGCACTTGTCTGTATCCTGTACGGGCTCGTAAAGTGGAACGAAGGCGGCGATGCGGATGGCAGTTGA
- a CDS encoding tetratricopeptide repeat protein produces the protein MCEDPHPSSPGPKKPKKLSEEMDADSHIREGNALLLVGRIDEAIEEYRAALDKDPENAEVHYNLGLIYRKTMQLDDAIREYREAIRVDPGNMKYHNNLAAALVVKGQKSEAVKEYEEALRIEPKNATLHFNRGFALDEMGELQEAKKEYEEALRIDPGFDHAMFYLGMLKKKLK, from the coding sequence ATGTGTGAGGACCCTCACCCCTCCAGTCCCGGCCCGAAGAAGCCGAAAAAACTCTCTGAGGAAATGGACGCCGATTCCCATATCCGGGAAGGTAATGCTCTTTTATTGGTCGGCCGCATCGACGAGGCCATCGAGGAATATCGGGCCGCCCTGGATAAAGACCCGGAGAATGCGGAGGTCCATTATAACCTGGGCCTGATCTATCGAAAGACAATGCAGCTCGACGACGCGATACGGGAGTACCGGGAAGCGATACGCGTTGATCCGGGAAATATGAAATATCACAATAACCTGGCCGCGGCGCTCGTCGTCAAGGGCCAGAAATCCGAGGCTGTAAAGGAATACGAGGAAGCACTGAGGATCGAGCCGAAGAATGCGACGCTGCACTTTAACCGGGGATTCGCGCTGGACGAGATGGGCGAGCTGCAAGAAGCGAAAAAGGAATACGAGGAAGCACTGAGGATCGACCCGGGCTTCGATCATGCTATGTTTTACCTGGGAATGCTCAAGAAAAAGCTCAAGTAA
- a CDS encoding TrmB family transcriptional regulator, with protein sequence MNQPFDEKTLSKMSMFGLTEYEARVYLTLIVKGGLEASKVSKYADIPRPHTYSVLKSLQMRGLVTVIPEAVNRYRAVPLDEGMDLLMEEQEKQLSYLRDAREELLSEIKPKEAIPTNHQSIVLLYYGRQNVYKLVDEMFARCEHTCDIMTTANGLVRFYKYFSDKASEFRNKDIKVRFIAPVTPQVEDFALKLSQLVELRHIDRLPYIRVVLLDEKEVLFAEFFDDDFKSTGRETGIWINQAELTKMMKTMFENTWQNTVPYEKKGEPSPSSD encoded by the coding sequence ATGAACCAGCCTTTCGACGAGAAGACGCTATCAAAGATGAGCATGTTCGGGCTTACGGAGTACGAGGCCCGGGTGTACCTTACTCTTATTGTTAAGGGCGGCCTTGAGGCCAGCAAGGTGTCGAAGTATGCCGATATTCCGAGGCCCCACACGTACTCAGTTTTGAAGTCGCTGCAGATGCGGGGCCTGGTTACAGTGATCCCTGAGGCCGTGAACCGTTACCGTGCAGTACCCCTCGACGAGGGCATGGACCTGCTCATGGAGGAGCAGGAGAAGCAGCTTTCGTACCTTCGAGATGCTCGTGAGGAGCTTCTTTCGGAGATTAAGCCTAAAGAGGCTATACCTACAAATCACCAGTCTATCGTTTTGCTATACTATGGCCGGCAGAACGTGTACAAGCTCGTGGACGAGATGTTCGCCCGGTGCGAGCACACCTGCGACATCATGACGACTGCCAACGGCCTGGTACGGTTTTACAAGTATTTCAGCGATAAGGCATCCGAGTTCCGGAATAAGGACATCAAGGTGCGGTTCATCGCCCCCGTTACGCCCCAGGTCGAGGACTTTGCCCTCAAGCTTTCACAGCTCGTGGAGCTGAGGCATATCGACCGTCTGCCGTACATCAGGGTCGTGCTGCTGGACGAGAAGGAAGTGCTGTTCGCCGAGTTCTTCGACGACGACTTCAAGTCGACGGGCAGGGAGACGGGCATCTGGATCAACCAGGCCGAGCTCACGAAGATGATGAAGACCATGTTCGAGAACACGTGGCAGAACACGGTGCCATACGAGAAGAAGGGCGAGCCATCGCCGTCTTCTGACTAA
- the aroD gene encoding type I 3-dehydroquinate dehydratase — MEFPPKVVATVTSLDEAKEAISLGADIIEIRVDLLDEGPQPLVERIYKLNKPLIITVRPTWEGGAFKGSDRDRVKIFKALVPVADYIDVELRAPNVEELVALTGGTDALSIISYHDFEKMPSKKEMMDIVVQCHEKGDIAKLAVTPASLRDVLRLFEVTLKSKRPLCTIAMGEMGAHSRIVGPVYGSQFTYGYVRKPVAPGQIRVDKILEGLRLLGLR, encoded by the coding sequence ATGGAGTTCCCCCCTAAAGTCGTGGCGACCGTAACGTCGCTGGACGAGGCCAAAGAGGCCATATCGCTGGGCGCAGACATCATCGAGATCAGAGTTGACCTTCTCGATGAGGGGCCTCAGCCACTTGTGGAACGCATTTATAAGCTTAATAAGCCGCTCATCATCACGGTCCGGCCCACATGGGAGGGCGGCGCATTCAAGGGGAGCGATAGGGATCGAGTCAAGATCTTTAAGGCCCTGGTGCCGGTGGCCGACTACATCGACGTCGAATTGCGGGCGCCTAACGTGGAAGAGCTTGTGGCGCTCACCGGGGGAACGGACGCATTATCCATAATATCGTACCACGACTTCGAGAAGATGCCCTCGAAAAAGGAGATGATGGACATCGTCGTACAGTGCCACGAAAAGGGCGATATCGCCAAGCTGGCCGTGACCCCCGCCAGCCTCAGGGACGTGCTGCGGCTATTCGAGGTCACGTTGAAGTCCAAGCGTCCCCTGTGCACTATCGCCATGGGCGAGATGGGAGCGCATTCGCGCATCGTGGGGCCGGTGTACGGCTCGCAGTTCACCTACGGGTACGTGCGGAAGCCCGTGGCGCCGGGGCAGATACGTGTCGACAAAATACTGGAAGGGCTACGGCTCCTCGGCCTGCGGTGA
- a CDS encoding acetate--CoA ligase family protein, with protein MTDSSLNPMLRPRSIAVIGVSREPSKWGYKVFHNIVSNAYKGKAYPVNPSTPDIDGIKCYARVGDILGEVDLAIIIVPASAALQVVDECGAKKVKALCVITAGFSEVGPDGAVLEEKLKQKAASYGMRMLGPNTMGFVNNSISLNASIVPRMPPKGEISFITQSGALGLSLVDWAIGSNLGMNCVVSTGNKADVSEADLLEFFEQDKGTWTIAMYIEGLKDGRKFMEAARKVKKAKLAIKAGVSQAGARAAASHTGSLAGSDAVYDAAFRQCGVVRVEGVEEMFDAAMALSTQPKANGNRVAILSNGGGAAIMASDACERRGMKVPELTRHTKAGIARLLPAFASVKNPIDTVAKSDYDIYREALKMLIDDKDIDCVMVIYAHAGFTSAAEPARAVIDALKEKYPKPVVACWMGGREVNAVAGMFRRNRVPFYPAPERAAEALSALIRYNGFLKEAGK; from the coding sequence GTGACCGACAGCTCGCTGAACCCCATGCTGAGGCCCCGGAGCATCGCCGTGATCGGCGTATCCAGGGAGCCCTCCAAGTGGGGCTATAAGGTTTTTCATAATATCGTCAGTAATGCCTACAAGGGCAAAGCCTATCCCGTGAACCCCTCGACGCCCGATATCGACGGGATAAAATGCTATGCCAGGGTCGGCGACATACTCGGAGAGGTCGATCTGGCTATCATTATAGTTCCGGCGTCTGCGGCGCTCCAGGTCGTGGACGAGTGCGGGGCGAAAAAAGTAAAGGCTTTATGTGTCATCACGGCGGGCTTCAGCGAGGTCGGCCCCGACGGGGCAGTCCTTGAGGAAAAGCTGAAACAAAAGGCCGCTTCGTACGGGATGCGCATGCTGGGCCCGAACACCATGGGTTTCGTGAACAACAGCATCTCGCTCAACGCCAGCATCGTGCCCCGGATGCCCCCCAAAGGCGAGATATCATTTATTACCCAGAGCGGAGCGCTGGGGCTCTCTTTAGTTGATTGGGCCATCGGCTCCAACCTCGGCATGAACTGCGTGGTCAGCACGGGCAATAAGGCTGACGTTTCAGAGGCCGACCTTTTAGAGTTCTTCGAGCAGGATAAGGGCACCTGGACAATCGCCATGTATATCGAGGGCCTGAAGGACGGCAGGAAGTTCATGGAGGCCGCCCGGAAGGTCAAGAAGGCGAAGCTGGCCATCAAGGCGGGCGTGAGCCAGGCCGGGGCCAGGGCCGCGGCCTCGCACACAGGAAGCCTGGCCGGGTCTGATGCGGTTTACGATGCAGCGTTCAGGCAGTGCGGCGTAGTCAGGGTGGAAGGCGTGGAGGAGATGTTCGATGCCGCCATGGCGCTGTCCACCCAGCCGAAGGCTAATGGGAATCGCGTAGCGATCCTGTCGAACGGCGGAGGGGCGGCCATCATGGCGAGCGATGCCTGCGAGCGCAGGGGCATGAAAGTGCCCGAGCTGACCAGGCATACGAAGGCCGGCATAGCCAGGCTGCTGCCGGCATTCGCCTCCGTGAAGAACCCTATCGATACGGTGGCGAAGTCGGACTACGATATTTACAGGGAGGCCCTCAAGATGCTCATCGACGATAAGGACATAGACTGCGTTATGGTGATCTATGCGCACGCCGGGTTCACGAGCGCCGCCGAGCCCGCGAGGGCCGTGATCGACGCCCTCAAGGAAAAGTACCCCAAGCCCGTCGTCGCCTGCTGGATGGGCGGCAGGGAGGTAAACGCTGTGGCCGGCATGTTCCGGAGGAACCGCGTGCCGTTCTATCCTGCGCCCGAGAGGGCGGCGGAGGCGCTGAGCGCCCTGATCCGCTATAATGGGTTCCTTAAGGAGGCTGGGAAATGA
- a CDS encoding acetate--CoA ligase family protein has translation MMLSELEAKELLAGYGIPVNEGRAACSAIEASEAARHIGFPAVVKVLSEKIVHKSDLGLVALNLCNPSDVGRNAERILAKAHTIDPDAKVVVESMAPQGTEVIVGARRDPQFGPTILFGLGGIFVEVFKDVSIRVAPVDRAMAMDMIDDVKGYAILKGARGKKGVDIEALADIIVNTSKLMMEQDRVMELDMNPVMAYENGAMAVDARALVRD, from the coding sequence ATGATGCTGAGCGAGCTCGAGGCCAAGGAGCTCCTGGCCGGTTACGGCATCCCGGTGAACGAGGGTCGGGCGGCATGCAGCGCCATCGAGGCTTCCGAGGCCGCCAGGCACATCGGGTTCCCGGCCGTGGTAAAGGTGCTGTCCGAGAAGATCGTGCACAAGAGCGACCTGGGGCTGGTGGCGCTTAACCTCTGTAACCCTTCGGACGTGGGCCGTAATGCCGAGCGCATTTTAGCAAAGGCACATACGATAGATCCCGATGCGAAGGTCGTCGTCGAGTCAATGGCCCCACAGGGCACCGAGGTCATCGTGGGCGCCAGGCGTGACCCCCAGTTCGGGCCTACGATCCTGTTCGGCCTTGGAGGCATCTTCGTGGAGGTCTTCAAGGACGTTTCGATAAGGGTCGCGCCCGTGGACCGGGCGATGGCCATGGACATGATCGACGACGTCAAGGGCTATGCCATACTGAAGGGCGCCCGGGGCAAGAAGGGCGTGGACATTGAGGCGCTGGCCGATATCATCGTCAACACGTCGAAGCTCATGATGGAGCAGGACCGTGTCATGGAGCTGGACATGAACCCCGTAATGGCATACGAGAACGGCGCAATGGCGGTAGACGCGAGGGCGCTGGTCAGGGATTAA
- a CDS encoding LeuA family protein: MMRRYDEMPKIKLPNAKDIKISDTTIRDGCQMPGIVMKKSHKLKIFEYLHDMGVEKLETFIYNDRDKDAARAMMDYSYDFPEVTGWARANPADIDEVLKVGGIRETGILMSISDSHIYDKMGLKSYEEAEKKYLNALQYAVDHGLKTRCHIEDTSRANYAFVYPFIRKCIEIDPHTIIRVCDTLGYGVPFPEEEEPYGIPIVVKKLKEIGVKHIEMHVHDDFGLGVANTLAGLWYGADWANLTFLGIGERAGNSELEKIMAFLITRVEGFDKYDLRTVTEFAQYMEDEVGLRVPRNKAIVGKNIFSHESGIHTAGIIKNPFTYEPFPPELVGGKRNLMIGQTSGTEVVRLKAEEALNELLGIEVHVEKSDSRIKSIHNEIQKMYDAEERRSSVSDEEMKDYVRKYFLYQVDGWEEELEERKAKKKLNLTLVNPEFMPLDGIPAAATSLTDKSVKKVKNGSSKKK; the protein is encoded by the coding sequence ATGATGCGACGATACGACGAAATGCCCAAGATAAAACTGCCCAACGCGAAGGACATCAAGATCAGCGACACCACCATCAGGGACGGCTGCCAGATGCCTGGCATCGTGATGAAAAAGTCGCACAAGCTCAAGATCTTCGAGTACCTGCACGACATGGGCGTGGAAAAGCTGGAGACGTTCATCTATAACGACAGGGATAAGGACGCGGCCCGGGCCATGATGGACTACAGCTACGATTTCCCGGAGGTCACCGGCTGGGCGAGGGCAAACCCGGCGGACATCGACGAAGTCCTCAAGGTAGGGGGCATAAGGGAGACGGGCATCCTGATGTCCATATCCGACTCTCACATTTACGATAAGATGGGGCTGAAGAGCTACGAGGAGGCCGAGAAGAAGTACCTGAACGCCCTCCAGTATGCGGTCGACCACGGCCTCAAGACCAGGTGCCACATCGAGGACACCTCGAGGGCCAACTACGCTTTCGTTTATCCGTTCATCAGGAAGTGCATCGAGATCGACCCGCACACCATCATCCGCGTGTGCGACACGCTGGGCTACGGCGTACCCTTCCCCGAGGAAGAGGAGCCGTACGGGATACCGATCGTCGTTAAAAAGCTCAAGGAGATCGGCGTCAAGCACATCGAGATGCACGTCCACGACGACTTCGGCCTGGGCGTCGCGAACACCCTGGCGGGCCTCTGGTACGGCGCCGACTGGGCCAACCTCACCTTCCTTGGCATCGGCGAGCGCGCCGGTAATTCCGAGCTGGAAAAGATCATGGCATTCCTTATCACCCGGGTGGAGGGCTTCGACAAGTACGACCTCCGCACGGTCACGGAGTTCGCCCAGTACATGGAGGACGAGGTCGGCCTCCGCGTCCCGAGGAACAAGGCCATCGTGGGCAAGAACATCTTCTCCCACGAGTCGGGCATCCATACGGCGGGCATCATCAAGAACCCGTTCACGTACGAGCCCTTCCCGCCCGAGCTGGTGGGCGGCAAGCGGAATCTCATGATCGGCCAGACATCGGGCACCGAAGTGGTCAGGCTCAAGGCCGAGGAGGCGCTCAACGAGCTGCTGGGGATCGAGGTCCACGTGGAGAAGTCCGACTCCCGCATCAAGAGCATCCACAACGAGATCCAGAAGATGTACGACGCCGAGGAGCGGCGCTCCTCTGTCTCCGACGAGGAGATGAAGGATTACGTTCGGAAGTATTTCCTGTACCAGGTCGACGGCTGGGAGGAGGAGCTCGAGGAGCGTAAGGCGAAGAAGAAGCTGAACCTGACGCTCGTGAACCCTGAGTTCATGCCGCTTGACGGTATCCCTGCCGCGGCGACTTCGCTGACGGATAAGTCCGTTAAGAAGGTTAAGAACGGGTCTTCAAAGAAGAAGTAA
- a CDS encoding energy-coupling factor ABC transporter ATP-binding protein yields MLEYDSHCACPVKRNDDIIHVDCASHIYPDGVQGIHNMCFHVHEREIVAVCGGNGSGKSTLLEHLNGLLLPSSGRVYVMGEELTGATKNEIWRYVGLVFQRPEDQLFAPTVLDDVMFGPLNMGMSMPEARKAAVEALESVGATGMDDRLPAYLSGGQKRLVAIAGVLAMKPRVIAMDEPTSDLDTWHSELIERIIVRLRNEFGISVVMATHDLDMVARLADRVCILKRGAIVGEGTPRDIFYNRALVEGSGLAVPKVVEIYHDYCYHFNKEPDMRPLNVHELIEAMR; encoded by the coding sequence ATGCTCGAATATGACAGCCACTGCGCCTGCCCGGTGAAGAGGAACGATGACATCATCCACGTCGACTGCGCCTCTCACATATATCCTGACGGCGTCCAGGGCATTCACAACATGTGCTTCCACGTCCACGAGAGGGAGATCGTAGCGGTTTGCGGGGGCAACGGCTCCGGAAAATCGACGCTGCTGGAGCACCTGAACGGGCTGCTGCTGCCGTCGTCGGGAAGGGTGTACGTCATGGGCGAGGAACTGACGGGCGCCACGAAGAATGAGATATGGCGATACGTGGGGCTGGTGTTCCAGCGGCCCGAGGACCAATTATTCGCTCCTACTGTTTTAGATGACGTCATGTTCGGCCCGCTGAACATGGGCATGAGCATGCCCGAAGCCCGTAAAGCGGCCGTTGAGGCGCTGGAGAGCGTGGGCGCCACAGGCATGGACGACCGACTGCCCGCGTACCTCTCGGGCGGGCAAAAGAGGCTCGTGGCTATCGCAGGGGTGCTGGCGATGAAGCCCCGGGTCATCGCGATGGATGAGCCCACGTCGGACCTGGACACCTGGCATAGTGAGTTGATCGAGCGCATCATCGTCCGGCTCAGGAACGAGTTCGGCATCAGCGTGGTCATGGCGACCCACGACCTGGACATGGTCGCAAGGCTGGCCGACAGGGTGTGCATCCTGAAGCGCGGGGCCATCGTCGGCGAGGGGACGCCCAGGGATATTTTTTATAACAGGGCGCTGGTCGAGGGCTCGGGCCTGGCCGTGCCAAAAGTGGTCGAGATATACCATGATTATTGCTACCACTTCAACAAGGAGCCCGACATGCGCCCGCTCAACGTGCACGAGCTTATCGAAGCAATGCGGTAG
- a CDS encoding ABC transporter substrate-binding protein, translated as MIYLAMDDTDNLESRGTGRLARAIAVELSRRYHVMGVTRHQLFVHESIPFTSHNSCAVIHIQGDSGMDDIFDTAKKLMLDDFVEGSDPGIAVASSRQVNSGVVAFGQDAKCIVVNQERARSVAANAGIRLEGLGGTEGGVIGSVAGIGLAASGSDGRFLLRGRNRELIGPQPVWALLSSGIDQVMTIDGRLVNDGMIAIRKSPTPSFVQGRAVLFVEESDGGYVALKRP; from the coding sequence ATGATATATCTTGCGATGGACGACACCGATAATTTAGAGTCACGGGGCACGGGAAGGCTGGCCAGGGCCATAGCAGTAGAGCTTTCAAGAAGATACCATGTGATGGGCGTCACCCGGCATCAGCTCTTCGTCCACGAGTCCATACCGTTCACGTCGCATAATAGCTGTGCCGTCATCCACATCCAGGGCGATTCGGGCATGGACGATATTTTCGACACCGCTAAAAAGCTGATGCTCGACGACTTCGTCGAGGGCAGCGACCCCGGGATCGCCGTCGCTTCCTCGAGGCAGGTCAACTCCGGGGTGGTCGCCTTCGGGCAGGACGCAAAGTGCATTGTCGTTAACCAGGAAAGGGCCCGCTCCGTGGCGGCTAACGCCGGCATACGCCTCGAAGGCCTGGGCGGCACCGAGGGAGGAGTCATCGGCTCCGTGGCGGGAATAGGGCTCGCCGCATCGGGAAGCGACGGGCGGTTCTTATTGAGGGGGCGCAACCGGGAGCTCATCGGACCCCAGCCCGTATGGGCGTTGTTGAGCTCGGGCATCGACCAGGTCATGACCATCGACGGGCGCCTGGTTAATGATGGCATGATCGCCATCCGCAAATCGCCTACGCCGTCGTTCGTGCAGGGACGAGCGGTGCTGTTCGTGGAAGAGTCTGATGGTGGCTATGTGGCCCTGAAAAGGCCTTAA